In the Candidatus Cloacimonas acidaminovorans str. Evry genome, one interval contains:
- the tyrS gene encoding tyrosine--tRNA ligase, which yields MAFEQELKLISRGVEEIITLEELKAKFAKAEKTGKPLRIKYGIDPTGYDVHLGHLVPIRKMRQFQDLGHIGVIIIGDFTAQIGDPTGRDESRPPLSAEQVKRNSEKFMEQLYTVLKKEQTEVRYQSEWFGKMGMSDVIKLLGKFTLAQFMAHQTFRQRYEQGLALGMHEILYPVLQGYDSVAVNSDVELGATEQKFNILCGRDMQSHFGMEEQVAILSPILIGTDGVNKMGKSLNNYIAVFDPPTEKYGKVMSIPDNIILNYFYYATTLPEEEIEKIKKELESGTNPMLIKKRLAREIVTLYHSAEEAKEAEYAFEKQFSLREVPNDIPEFVVSKNSCKLSNLLVDSGICSTNGEAKRLIQGGAVSLNGEKITAFDAVVNLKDGDIIRAGKRNYIKIKKI from the coding sequence ATGGCATTTGAACAAGAACTGAAATTAATCAGCAGAGGTGTAGAAGAAATAATCACTCTGGAAGAATTGAAAGCCAAATTTGCCAAAGCGGAAAAAACCGGAAAACCGCTGAGAATAAAATATGGTATTGATCCTACGGGTTACGATGTGCATTTGGGACATTTGGTTCCTATTCGGAAAATGCGGCAATTTCAGGATTTGGGTCATATCGGAGTGATCATAATAGGTGATTTTACAGCTCAAATTGGTGATCCTACAGGTCGTGATGAAAGCCGTCCCCCTTTATCTGCTGAACAAGTAAAAAGAAACAGTGAAAAATTTATGGAACAACTATATACCGTTCTGAAGAAGGAACAAACGGAAGTTCGCTACCAAAGTGAATGGTTTGGCAAAATGGGAATGAGTGATGTAATTAAACTATTAGGGAAATTTACTTTAGCTCAATTTATGGCACATCAAACCTTTCGTCAGCGCTATGAACAGGGTTTAGCTTTAGGAATGCATGAAATTTTGTATCCTGTTTTGCAGGGTTATGATTCCGTTGCTGTTAATAGCGATGTAGAATTGGGAGCAACAGAACAAAAATTTAATATTCTTTGTGGTAGAGATATGCAGAGTCATTTTGGGATGGAAGAACAAGTGGCTATTTTATCCCCCATTTTGATTGGCACGGATGGCGTGAATAAAATGGGCAAATCTCTTAATAACTATATTGCCGTATTTGATCCACCCACAGAAAAATACGGTAAAGTGATGTCCATTCCGGATAATATTATTTTGAACTATTTCTATTATGCCACCACCTTGCCGGAAGAAGAAATTGAAAAAATAAAAAAAGAACTGGAATCCGGAACTAATCCGATGCTAATTAAAAAACGCTTAGCCAGGGAAATTGTTACTTTATATCATAGCGCAGAAGAGGCAAAAGAAGCGGAATATGCCTTTGAAAAACAATTTTCCCTGAGAGAAGTGCCGAATGATATTCCTGAATTTGTGGTAAGCAAAAACAGCTGTAAACTGTCTAATTTATTGGTGGATAGCGGAATATGCTCTACAAACGGTGAAGCAAAACGTCTCATTCAAGGTGGAGCTGTCTCCCTAAACGGAGAGAAAATTACTGCTTTTGATGCTGTAGTTAATCTTAAAGATGGAGATATTATTCGTGCGGGAAAGCGTAATTACATAAAGATAAAGAAGATATGA
- a CDS encoding site-2 protease family protein has product MISPKVIKLLVNAVIIFLVFYSIIIHEFSHSLMAYWLGDDSAKRAGRLTLNPLKHIDWFGTVILPLFLYLTCGFIYGYAKPVPFNPYNFKNLKRDSGLTGLAGPLSNFLVAIFFALIFHLCGFSFVIQYICFFVIYLNLLLAFFNLIPVPPLDGSKVIGMFLTDQAYYKWTMQERKGMMYLFAFIIITTLLGWNIIGKIIIPPVNFVMQIMGVRI; this is encoded by the coding sequence ATGATCAGTCCCAAGGTTATTAAACTGCTGGTAAATGCTGTTATAATTTTTCTGGTTTTTTACAGCATTATTATTCATGAATTCAGCCACTCTTTAATGGCATACTGGCTGGGTGATGATTCTGCTAAAAGAGCCGGACGCTTAACTCTGAATCCGTTAAAACATATTGACTGGTTTGGAACTGTAATTCTGCCGTTGTTTTTATATTTAACCTGCGGTTTTATATATGGTTATGCCAAGCCGGTGCCTTTTAACCCCTATAATTTTAAGAACTTAAAAAGAGATTCTGGCTTAACAGGATTAGCGGGACCTCTATCCAATTTTCTGGTGGCAATTTTCTTTGCCTTGATCTTTCATTTGTGCGGTTTTTCCTTTGTAATCCAATATATTTGTTTTTTTGTGATCTATCTCAATCTCTTGCTTGCCTTTTTTAACCTGATTCCGGTGCCCCCTTTAGATGGTTCCAAAGTAATAGGAATGTTTTTAACCGATCAGGCATATTATAAATGGACAATGCAAGAACGCAAAGGAATGATGTATTTGTTTGCGTTTATTATCATTACGACTTTGTTGGGTTGGAATATTATAGGGAAAATTATTATTCCGCCGGTAAATTTTGTAATGCAAATTATGGGGGTACGGATATAA
- the glnA gene encoding type I glutamate--ammonia ligase, producing MELKELQHLILANEVKAVDLKYCGLDGKWYHITFPARNIAEVMEIGIPFDGSSIPGMRSVESGDMVLMPDSKTAHLESFYETPTLRMICSICDAETRLGVKKDPRSVALRAHNYLLSTGIADMSTWIPELEFHLFDSVQYCSDSFSAGYNITSSECKEALPDENEDPGSLSLQGVKGYHIDTPFDQFYEIRQKIVELIEEQDIKVRYHHHEVGISAQEEIETELLAFPKICDDVMIMKDIIRKTALQYGLTATFMPKPVFGHAGNGMHFHIMLHKNGKNLFYKKGGYADLSEEAIWFIGGILIHGRALVAFTNPSTNSFKRLLPGFEAPVKLFYGLANRSAAIRIPKYANTPETKRFEFRTGDGTCNPYLAMSAILLAGLDGIKKQIDPAKYNLGPFDDNVFAWSEDKKAQLLSIPTDLKEAMQALKEDHQFLLEGDVFNEELIESHIELKLKENEAVSARPHPHEMLLYYNL from the coding sequence ATGGAATTAAAGGAATTACAACACCTTATTCTGGCAAATGAAGTAAAAGCCGTAGACCTGAAATATTGCGGTCTGGATGGTAAATGGTATCATATTACATTTCCGGCTCGTAATATTGCTGAAGTTATGGAAATTGGAATACCTTTTGATGGTTCATCCATTCCTGGAATGAGAAGTGTGGAAAGTGGAGATATGGTTTTAATGCCAGATTCCAAAACAGCTCATCTGGAGTCCTTTTATGAGACCCCCACCCTGAGAATGATTTGTTCCATTTGCGATGCAGAAACCCGTTTAGGGGTGAAAAAAGACCCTCGCAGTGTTGCTCTTAGGGCGCATAACTATTTACTTTCAACAGGAATTGCAGATATGTCTACCTGGATTCCGGAACTGGAATTTCATCTTTTTGATTCCGTTCAGTATTGTTCCGATTCCTTTTCTGCGGGTTATAATATCACCTCCAGTGAATGTAAAGAAGCGCTTCCGGATGAAAATGAAGACCCTGGTTCCTTAAGTTTACAAGGTGTTAAAGGTTATCATATAGATACACCTTTTGATCAATTTTACGAAATTCGGCAAAAAATTGTGGAATTGATTGAAGAACAGGATATTAAAGTTCGCTATCATCACCATGAAGTTGGTATTTCCGCTCAGGAAGAAATTGAAACAGAACTGCTTGCCTTTCCTAAAATTTGTGATGATGTAATGATTATGAAGGATATCATTCGTAAAACCGCTTTGCAATATGGACTTACAGCTACCTTTATGCCCAAGCCGGTTTTTGGACATGCAGGAAATGGAATGCATTTTCATATTATGTTGCATAAAAACGGGAAAAATTTGTTTTATAAAAAAGGTGGTTATGCAGATCTCTCCGAAGAAGCAATTTGGTTTATAGGGGGAATTTTAATTCACGGCCGTGCTTTAGTTGCTTTCACTAATCCTTCAACCAATAGTTTTAAACGCCTGCTTCCAGGTTTTGAAGCACCCGTAAAACTTTTTTATGGTCTTGCCAACCGTAGTGCTGCTATTCGAATTCCCAAATATGCTAATACTCCTGAAACAAAACGCTTTGAATTTAGAACCGGTGATGGAACCTGCAATCCTTATTTGGCAATGAGCGCAATTTTATTGGCTGGCTTGGATGGAATTAAAAAACAGATTGATCCAGCCAAATATAATCTGGGTCCTTTTGATGATAATGTTTTTGCCTGGAGTGAAGATAAAAAAGCACAGTTGCTCTCTATTCCAACTGATCTTAAAGAAGCAATGCAAGCTCTGAAAGAAGATCATCAATTTTTACTGGAAGGTGATGTTTTTAACGAGGAACTTATAGAAAGTCATATAGAGTTAAAACTCAAAGAAAATGAAGCAGTTTCTGCTCGTCCGCACCCTCACGAAATGCTGCTTTACTATAATCTTTGA
- a CDS encoding C25 family cysteine peptidase, with protein MKRSIALILILLAGCIVFANINDNLPANLNSAFTLGAKNSSSLQVNFTLPEYSVQEETYGGAVYHKIMLPLSGTLMETGMPELPVVCTSIAIPHTGGVNIEVLSTQQTVIPNFLPYPVQQGNSSESPKGFIINNEYYNSGNNYPEMLIEYSEPSILRDFRIITIQINPFFYNPQTGELTVKHNIDFCLNFTQEQGINELPNEPANISASFDKIYDSMILNYGDYRDAVVTNTPPSYLIIYGNNSDINFTSALNEYVLWKKQKGADVMVASTAANEAGNTTTSIKNYIQTKYNNPETRPDFVVLIGDTSGSYTIPANSAANSGVTDYNYTFLAGNDQLGDCFIGRISVENLSQFLVVLNKIYLYERDINLATANWLNRMMLSGDNAPSGISTMYIHKYIKEMSLLTNPDYTFTEDYGASPNYTIINQALNQGVGFYSFRGYIDWVPPSESELFNAYKLFHTVNITCGTNNYNGAGEVETFVRYGTTAAPKGAVTGIGMCTSSTHTTFNNAIHGGIFAGIFASDMRTMGEALLNGRLYLRQLFGVSSPTNATNFAAWCNLMGDPTMEVFTGIPNHFDVTSDVSIPLGLRLYDVIVKDNMGNPVEGAAVVLNMGGLILARNYTGADGTAILVLPSNMLAGNATLTVSKHNFKPYQTTISVFNMATLVPGTMVIDDDNIAPSQGNGNAIAGSGETIELFLGLTNTGTDIITGISGSVSSNSPYITITNSSVIYPDILGGETGINSVPIIIQIAPDTPHQTMLRLYLNLTDSNSVSYHISEFIPVEAPNIDFVSYLVIDSNNQHLDPGEVAEFIITVKNTGTVEADDVLGILYTQNDLVGVSDPNAEFGSLPTGILVTCGTNRFTLSARPEVLPGMLIPMRLKLYNSDGFEQFVDFTFTVGVVTQHDPLGPDTYGYVIYDWTDTNYAEVAVYDWIEISPLEGGLGTALAISDGYASGNEGDQVGSDALEVVSLPFPFQFYGILYNQITVCSNGFIAMGVTANAEFRNYRLPGPMGPNPMIAPFWDDLATGAGSGIYTWFDRNHHSFIIEWYKLKNGNGGTALETFQCILYDQAAYPTSFGDGPIKFQYQTFNNIDSQSGNKHGNYCTIGIEDHTGKVGLEYTFNNIYPTAAAPLSNGKALFITNVPIYHSMAHLLLEATYVTDTNMNGICEPGEIVELGAKIQNTGNLTAENVIGQISTTSEYVTINNATAEYYPIEPGMNGVNKEPFTFTIANNCPDEEVLYFDLLITSGELQWTRNFSLQVSASCLLYHSFFVDDHLNDFDGMVGSGEFFNLIVNLENFSAVDATGIQATLSSSLQQLIIEEPLLYFDKIGPNDIYQIKFPINTSMLDVSVTQIPLLFTATASNGSSTNASFSIPYNNPVVFQDFELNNGYFVSETGWVWGNPSQVTPFSGAKVWATNLSGNYPSYVNYNLYTPKYLLEASSQLQFRHYYSCEYGYDGGNVSISTNNGVVWNLIYPVSGYNGYSLNGLNGDPGWTGNSDGWQLAIFDLSQYAGQSVMFRFRFGSDGEISGPGWFIDDFTVSGVNLKTGYLYGVVYPSSGLDPSMATLRSNQRFTSHPDSEGNFIIFLPNGIHTVTATMPYHQSSTLSSIIINPSNPVHYTEFTLIDLPQPQSISYIGDNDTGDLYVFWQPPEDTVLPIVGFKVYRKFNTDQFYLVQDSPEISYHEVLTLPGHYKYYIVVKYLNTDGTPSQILNIPFPFVPNSDYEIPALVTKLNNNYPNPFNPTTTISFTLAKPGKTTLTIYNLKGQQIKRLVNEELPSGMHNVVWNGKDEKGRNVASGVYFYRLQSGNYQATQKMLLMK; from the coding sequence ATGAAGAGAAGTATTGCCTTAATACTCATATTATTAGCGGGTTGCATCGTTTTTGCTAATATTAATGATAATCTGCCGGCTAATCTAAATTCAGCTTTCACCTTGGGAGCTAAAAATAGCTCCTCTCTGCAAGTAAATTTTACTCTGCCGGAATATTCTGTGCAGGAAGAAACTTACGGAGGAGCAGTTTATCATAAAATAATGCTACCTCTTTCCGGAACTCTTATGGAAACAGGTATGCCTGAATTACCTGTGGTTTGCACATCTATAGCCATTCCTCATACCGGAGGCGTAAATATTGAAGTGCTTTCTACCCAACAAACAGTTATTCCCAATTTTCTGCCCTATCCTGTGCAACAGGGTAATAGTTCGGAAAGTCCCAAGGGATTTATTATTAACAATGAATATTATAATAGCGGTAATAACTATCCGGAAATGCTGATTGAATATAGTGAACCAAGTATTTTAAGGGACTTTCGGATTATTACTATCCAGATAAATCCCTTTTTTTACAATCCACAAACGGGTGAACTGACTGTTAAGCATAATATTGATTTCTGCTTAAATTTTACTCAGGAACAGGGTATAAATGAATTACCAAATGAACCTGCTAATATTTCTGCCAGCTTTGATAAAATATATGATTCAATGATCTTGAATTATGGTGATTATCGTGATGCCGTAGTAACCAATACCCCTCCCAGTTATTTAATAATTTATGGCAACAACAGTGATATTAATTTTACCAGTGCCTTGAATGAATATGTACTATGGAAAAAACAGAAAGGTGCAGATGTAATGGTTGCCAGCACGGCTGCTAATGAAGCGGGAAATACAACTACCTCTATTAAAAATTACATTCAAACTAAATATAATAATCCCGAAACTCGTCCCGATTTTGTTGTTTTAATTGGTGATACATCAGGAAGTTATACTATCCCTGCAAACTCTGCTGCTAACAGCGGAGTAACTGATTATAATTATACTTTTTTGGCGGGAAACGATCAATTAGGCGATTGTTTTATCGGGCGTATTTCAGTTGAGAACTTATCGCAGTTTCTGGTAGTTCTGAACAAAATTTATCTTTATGAACGCGATATTAATTTAGCTACTGCAAACTGGTTAAATAGAATGATGCTTTCGGGAGATAATGCTCCTTCCGGAATTTCTACAATGTATATTCATAAATATATCAAAGAAATGAGCCTACTAACTAATCCCGATTATACTTTTACGGAGGACTATGGTGCTTCTCCCAACTACACAATTATTAATCAAGCACTTAATCAAGGAGTTGGTTTTTACAGTTTCAGGGGTTATATTGACTGGGTGCCTCCTTCCGAATCAGAATTATTCAATGCATATAAACTATTTCATACCGTAAATATAACCTGTGGAACTAATAACTACAATGGTGCAGGAGAAGTTGAAACTTTTGTAAGATACGGCACAACAGCAGCTCCTAAAGGTGCCGTAACCGGAATCGGGATGTGTACTTCCAGCACACATACTACTTTTAATAACGCTATTCATGGAGGAATTTTTGCTGGAATTTTTGCTTCTGATATGCGAACTATGGGTGAAGCATTATTAAATGGACGCCTCTATCTACGTCAGCTATTTGGGGTTTCTTCTCCGACGAATGCAACTAATTTTGCTGCTTGGTGTAATTTGATGGGCGATCCCACGATGGAGGTCTTTACAGGTATCCCCAATCACTTTGATGTTACTTCTGATGTTTCAATTCCCTTGGGATTGAGATTATACGATGTTATAGTTAAGGATAATATGGGAAATCCTGTAGAAGGTGCTGCTGTAGTTTTAAATATGGGAGGGCTTATTTTAGCTCGTAATTACACGGGAGCCGATGGAACAGCTATTTTAGTGCTTCCTTCCAATATGCTTGCCGGAAACGCAACTTTAACAGTCAGCAAACATAATTTTAAACCCTATCAGACAACAATATCTGTTTTCAATATGGCTACTTTGGTTCCTGGAACTATGGTTATTGATGATGATAATATTGCACCTTCGCAAGGCAATGGAAATGCAATTGCCGGTAGCGGAGAAACAATTGAACTTTTTTTGGGCTTAACCAATACGGGAACAGATATTATTACAGGAATTAGCGGTAGCGTGAGTTCAAACAGCCCTTATATTACAATCACGAATTCTTCAGTTATTTATCCCGACATTTTAGGTGGAGAAACAGGAATTAATTCAGTTCCCATCATAATTCAAATTGCTCCAGATACTCCTCACCAAACAATGTTAAGGTTATATCTGAATCTTACGGATTCTAATTCCGTTTCCTACCATATTTCAGAATTTATTCCTGTGGAAGCACCTAATATTGACTTTGTTTCCTATTTGGTAATAGATAGTAATAATCAGCATCTTGACCCTGGAGAAGTAGCAGAATTCATTATTACGGTTAAAAATACAGGAACTGTTGAAGCAGATGATGTTTTGGGCATTTTATATACTCAGAATGACTTAGTTGGCGTAAGTGATCCAAATGCTGAATTCGGCTCTTTGCCAACAGGAATTCTTGTAACCTGTGGAACTAATCGTTTTACCCTTTCTGCTCGACCTGAAGTTTTGCCCGGAATGCTAATTCCTATGCGATTAAAGCTTTATAATAGTGATGGTTTTGAGCAATTTGTGGATTTTACTTTTACCGTGGGTGTAGTAACTCAACATGATCCTCTTGGTCCTGATACTTACGGTTATGTAATTTATGATTGGACTGATACCAATTATGCCGAAGTCGCAGTTTATGACTGGATTGAGATATCGCCTTTGGAAGGTGGTTTGGGAACTGCCTTAGCTATTTCAGACGGTTATGCAAGTGGCAATGAAGGAGACCAAGTTGGTTCGGATGCTTTGGAAGTTGTGTCCTTACCTTTTCCTTTTCAGTTTTACGGCATCCTCTACAATCAAATAACCGTTTGTTCCAATGGCTTTATTGCTATGGGTGTTACTGCCAATGCGGAATTTAGAAATTACCGTCTTCCCGGACCTATGGGTCCCAATCCTATGATTGCACCTTTTTGGGATGATTTGGCAACCGGGGCAGGAAGTGGAATTTATACTTGGTTTGACCGAAATCATCATTCCTTTATAATAGAATGGTATAAACTGAAAAATGGCAATGGGGGAACCGCTTTAGAAACTTTCCAGTGTATTTTATATGACCAGGCAGCTTATCCTACAAGTTTTGGTGACGGACCTATTAAATTCCAGTATCAGACATTTAACAATATTGATTCTCAATCAGGAAACAAACACGGTAACTATTGCACTATTGGTATTGAAGATCATACAGGAAAAGTGGGCTTGGAATATACTTTCAATAATATCTATCCTACAGCCGCAGCCCCCTTAAGTAACGGTAAGGCATTATTTATTACCAATGTTCCCATCTATCATTCTATGGCTCATCTGCTTCTGGAAGCAACTTATGTAACTGATACAAATATGAATGGAATATGCGAGCCAGGTGAAATAGTGGAATTAGGAGCTAAAATTCAAAATACAGGGAATCTTACAGCAGAAAATGTTATCGGACAGATTAGTACTACAAGTGAGTATGTAACAATCAATAATGCCACTGCTGAATATTATCCTATTGAACCTGGAATGAACGGTGTAAATAAAGAACCCTTTACTTTTACGATTGCTAATAACTGTCCTGATGAGGAAGTGCTGTATTTTGATCTGTTGATTACTTCCGGGGAATTGCAGTGGACAAGAAATTTCAGTTTGCAGGTATCTGCATCTTGTTTGCTCTATCATTCATTTTTTGTAGATGATCATCTAAATGATTTTGACGGTATGGTTGGCAGTGGTGAATTCTTTAATCTGATTGTTAATTTGGAAAATTTCTCCGCTGTTGACGCGACCGGTATTCAAGCAACTTTAAGCAGTTCATTGCAACAGCTGATTATTGAAGAACCGCTTCTCTATTTTGATAAAATTGGTCCAAACGATATTTATCAAATTAAATTCCCGATCAATACCTCTATGCTTGATGTTTCTGTTACTCAAATTCCCTTATTGTTTACTGCTACTGCTTCCAATGGTAGTTCAACAAATGCATCATTTAGTATACCTTACAATAATCCTGTTGTCTTTCAGGATTTTGAATTAAATAATGGTTATTTCGTTTCCGAAACCGGTTGGGTTTGGGGAAATCCTTCTCAGGTAACACCTTTCTCCGGAGCCAAGGTTTGGGCAACTAACTTAAGTGGAAACTATCCTTCTTATGTAAATTATAATCTCTATACTCCCAAGTATTTATTGGAAGCAAGCAGTCAGCTTCAATTTAGGCATTATTATAGCTGTGAATATGGATATGATGGCGGCAATGTTTCTATTTCTACTAATAATGGAGTTGTTTGGAATTTAATTTATCCTGTTAGCGGTTACAATGGATATTCCTTAAACGGTTTGAATGGAGATCCGGGCTGGACAGGAAATTCAGATGGCTGGCAATTAGCCATTTTTGATCTATCGCAATATGCAGGACAGTCGGTTATGTTTCGTTTCCGTTTTGGCTCGGATGGAGAAATATCCGGTCCGGGATGGTTTATTGATGATTTTACCGTTAGTGGGGTAAATTTAAAAACCGGATATTTGTATGGAGTTGTTTATCCCAGTTCGGGTCTTGATCCTTCAATGGCAACTCTCAGGTCTAATCAGCGTTTTACCAGTCATCCTGATTCCGAGGGTAATTTTATTATTTTCTTGCCTAACGGGATTCATACTGTAACCGCTACTATGCCATATCATCAGTCATCAACCTTATCTTCCATTATTATCAATCCGAGTAATCCTGTTCATTATACTGAATTTACCTTAATTGATTTGCCTCAACCACAAAGTATTAGTTATATTGGTGATAATGATACCGGGGATTTGTATGTCTTTTGGCAGCCACCGGAAGATACTGTTTTGCCTATTGTGGGTTTTAAGGTATATCGGAAATTCAATACAGACCAGTTTTATTTGGTTCAGGATTCTCCAGAGATATCCTATCACGAAGTGCTCACTCTACCAGGACATTATAAATATTATATTGTAGTTAAATATTTAAACACTGATGGAACTCCAAGCCAGATACTTAATATTCCCTTTCCTTTTGTGCCGAACTCTGATTACGAAATTCCTGCTTTGGTAACTAAATTGAATAATAATTACCCCAATCCTTTTAATCCTACTACAACAATATCTTTTACTTTGGCTAAACCGGGAAAAACAACTTTAACAATTTATAACCTTAAAGGACAGCAGATAAAACGCTTAGTGAATGAAGAACTGCCTTCAGGAATGCATAATGTTGTCTGGAATGGAAAAGATGAAAAGGGACGCAATGTTGCCTCCGGAGTATATTTCTACCGTCTGCAAAGTGGAAACTATCAAGCAACCCAAAAAATGCTGCTGATGAAATAA
- a CDS encoding amidohydrolase, with protein MIDIIELRHSLHRIPELAFQEFKTKAMLEENILRLLQNQPENLWHLHYFQNSPGLLLEYSPAKGNYLLFRADMDGLPITEKTGVPFASEHPNLMHSCGHDVHLSILMGLIQYVTNTLPQRNLLFLFQPAEEGEGGAKSILAEGIIQKFEIASVFALHIASELPVGSVSAKEGIFFSISQEFDVLFYGKTSHIAFPEKGIDALSAGIKFMNTIEDKLAELKKTEKIIFHIGKMSAGTIRNVIADKCALEGTHRSLSPKISQKINILLKDTAELIARDTNTRSEVKFLASYDPVINNPELVKRLQEICRQKNIEYIPAQTSMTGEDFGFFTTLYPGLLFWLGSGCSYPLHSDKFLPRDECLEIGVKIMSAFLTTE; from the coding sequence ATGATTGATATTATTGAACTGCGTCATAGTTTACATCGTATTCCGGAACTTGCTTTTCAGGAATTTAAGACCAAAGCTATGCTGGAAGAAAACATTTTGCGTCTTTTACAAAACCAGCCGGAAAATTTGTGGCATCTTCACTATTTTCAAAACAGTCCCGGTTTGCTATTGGAATATTCTCCTGCAAAGGGAAATTATCTGTTATTTAGAGCAGATATGGATGGCTTACCTATAACAGAAAAAACAGGAGTTCCTTTTGCTTCGGAACATCCTAATTTGATGCATAGTTGTGGACATGATGTACATCTAAGTATTTTAATGGGGTTGATTCAATATGTAACAAATACCTTACCCCAACGAAACCTTTTGTTTCTTTTTCAGCCAGCCGAAGAAGGTGAAGGAGGAGCAAAAAGTATTCTTGCTGAAGGCATTATTCAAAAGTTTGAAATTGCTTCTGTTTTTGCTCTGCATATTGCCAGTGAACTTCCTGTAGGTTCTGTTTCTGCTAAAGAAGGAATATTTTTTTCTATTTCCCAGGAATTTGATGTTCTTTTTTATGGCAAAACCAGCCATATTGCCTTTCCGGAAAAAGGAATTGACGCTCTTTCTGCAGGAATTAAGTTTATGAATACTATTGAGGATAAATTGGCAGAACTGAAAAAAACGGAAAAAATCATCTTCCACATCGGAAAAATGAGTGCCGGAACTATTCGTAATGTTATTGCTGATAAATGTGCTTTGGAAGGAACTCACCGTTCTCTCTCCCCAAAAATCAGCCAAAAAATAAATATCCTTCTTAAAGATACAGCTGAACTAATTGCCAGGGATACCAATACCCGAAGTGAAGTTAAATTTCTTGCTTCTTACGATCCCGTAATCAATAATCCTGAATTAGTTAAACGCTTGCAGGAAATCTGCCGTCAAAAAAATATTGAATACATACCTGCTCAGACCTCTATGACAGGTGAGGACTTTGGTTTTTTCACTACTTTATATCCAGGATTGCTTTTTTGGTTGGGTAGCGGATGTTCCTATCCTTTGCATTCGGATAAATTTTTACCCCGGGATGAATGCCTGGAAATCGGTGTAAAAATAATGTCCGCTTTCCTGACAACAGAATGA